From a single Aquincola tertiaricarbonis genomic region:
- a CDS encoding leucine-rich repeat-containing protein kinase family protein, translating into MNAATPNPPDTLARLRAGQLQGATRLDLRGCGLTELPPEVLALADTLEVLDLSNNALTTLPEGLATLTRLHTLFASSNRFERLPPMLGRLPRLDTLGFKANRIAQVPAQALAPTLRWLILTDNQVAELPPTLADCAPMQKLMLAGNQLQRLPEGLGRLQRLELLRLSANRFERVQDALPEELLALPRLAWLAHAGNPFSAAQEQAAPSQAAARPIAWDELRLQALLGEGASGHIHAARWQPADAPAQDVAVKLFKGAMTSDGLPQCEMAATLVAGRHPALVGLLGVLRGHPQGVQGLVMHRLPLQWAALAGPPSMASCSRDVYAPGLRLPAAHARAIAQAAEAALAHLHACGLSHGDLYAHNLLVDGQGGALLSDFGAASFLPLQDTARTEALKAIDRRALQVLHDELQAHSAPA; encoded by the coding sequence ATGAACGCCGCCACCCCCAACCCGCCGGACACGCTGGCCCGCCTGCGCGCCGGCCAGCTGCAGGGCGCCACCCGGCTGGACCTGCGTGGCTGCGGCCTGACCGAGCTGCCCCCCGAGGTGCTGGCGCTGGCCGACACGCTGGAAGTGCTGGACCTGTCGAACAACGCGCTGACCACGCTGCCCGAGGGCCTGGCCACGCTGACCCGGCTGCACACGCTGTTCGCTTCCAGCAACCGCTTCGAGCGGCTGCCGCCCATGCTGGGCCGGCTGCCGCGGCTGGACACGCTGGGCTTCAAGGCCAACCGCATCGCCCAGGTGCCGGCGCAGGCGCTGGCGCCCACGCTGCGCTGGTTGATCCTCACCGACAACCAGGTGGCCGAACTGCCGCCCACGCTGGCCGATTGCGCGCCGATGCAAAAGCTGATGCTGGCCGGCAACCAGCTGCAGCGCCTGCCCGAAGGCCTGGGCCGGCTGCAGCGGCTGGAGCTGTTGCGGCTGTCGGCCAACCGCTTCGAGCGGGTGCAGGACGCGCTGCCTGAGGAACTGCTGGCGCTGCCGCGCCTGGCCTGGCTGGCGCATGCAGGCAACCCGTTCAGCGCCGCGCAGGAGCAGGCGGCACCGTCGCAGGCGGCGGCCCGCCCCATCGCCTGGGATGAGCTGCGGCTGCAGGCGCTGCTGGGCGAGGGCGCTTCCGGCCACATCCATGCGGCGCGCTGGCAGCCGGCCGACGCGCCGGCGCAGGACGTGGCGGTGAAGCTGTTCAAGGGCGCCATGACCAGCGACGGCCTGCCCCAGTGCGAGATGGCGGCCACGCTGGTGGCCGGCCGGCACCCGGCGCTGGTGGGCCTGCTGGGGGTGCTGCGGGGCCATCCGCAGGGCGTGCAGGGCCTGGTGATGCACCGGCTGCCGCTGCAATGGGCGGCACTGGCCGGGCCGCCCAGCATGGCCAGCTGCAGCCGCGACGTGTATGCACCCGGCCTGCGGCTGCCCGCGGCCCATGCCCGGGCCATCGCCCAGGCGGCCGAGGCGGCGCTGGCCCACCTGCATGCCTGCGGCCTGAGCCATGGCGACCTGTATGCCCACAACCTGCTGGTGGATGGGCAGGGCGGGGCGCTGCTCAGCGACTTCGGTGCGGCCTCCTTCCTGCCGTTGCAGGACACGGCCCGCACCGAGGCATTGAAGGCCATCGACCGCCGGGCCCTTCAGGTACTGCACGACGAACTGCAGGCGCACAGCGCACCGGCCTGA
- a CDS encoding glycine zipper domain-containing protein, whose product MTDRNVMDKTESHPVATGTGAVVGGVAGGVAGGAAAGAAVGGMTGPVGAAVGAVVGAVAGALAGRGIGKAVDPAEEDTYWRENYSTRPYVNSGSTYDDYGPAYTYGVDAYARYPDRSFDDVESDLSRDWGSRRGNSSLEWEHAKHASRDAWHRLSDKVERAVPGDSDRDGR is encoded by the coding sequence ATGACCGATCGCAATGTGATGGACAAGACCGAGTCCCACCCCGTGGCCACCGGCACCGGGGCCGTGGTGGGCGGTGTGGCCGGCGGCGTGGCCGGCGGTGCAGCGGCCGGCGCGGCCGTGGGCGGCATGACCGGCCCGGTGGGTGCTGCCGTCGGCGCCGTGGTGGGTGCGGTCGCCGGCGCGCTGGCGGGACGGGGCATCGGCAAGGCGGTGGACCCGGCCGAAGAAGATACCTACTGGCGTGAGAACTACAGCACCCGCCCGTACGTGAACAGCGGCAGCACCTACGACGACTACGGCCCGGCCTACACCTACGGCGTGGACGCCTACGCCCGCTATCCCGACCGCTCGTTCGACGACGTGGAGTCGGACCTCAGCCGCGACTGGGGCAGCCGCCGTGGCAACTCGTCGCTGGAATGGGAGCATGCCAAGCACGCCTCGCGCGATGCCTGGCACCGCTTGAGCGACAAGGTGGAACGCGCCGTGCCGGGTGACTCCGACCGCGACGGCCGCTGA
- a CDS encoding multidrug effflux MFS transporter: MSSSPRFFRLALVLGLLSAVGPFAIDMYLPALPAIGASLGAGIGAVQASLTVFFVALAAGQMVFGSLSDRFGRNPPLYAGLALFALASVGCALATDIHTLVALRFIQGLGAAAGMAIPRAVVRDLHTGTDAARLMSLLMLVFSVSPILAPLAGSLAIALAGWRSVFWAVAVAALAGMALMATSLAETRQPADRRAAAQGNAAAVYGALLRDRHYLGLVFTGGFAMAGFFVYLANSSFVMIDHYGLSPATYSVAFGVNAAAFFGASQLNGPLGERFGLAPLARGAATACAAVMGAMLLYYAAGGDRLVVLLVLYFIASGLMGLVIPTTSVLALEEHGAHAGAASALLGTLQMAAGTLMMAVVGLFTDGRPLPMVAGMAAGAWIAAALAWGSLRHSARPAAPAPRGRQSGA, encoded by the coding sequence ATGTCTTCCTCGCCCCGCTTCTTCCGCCTCGCCCTGGTGCTGGGCCTGCTGTCGGCCGTCGGGCCGTTCGCCATCGACATGTACCTGCCGGCGCTGCCGGCCATCGGTGCCAGCCTGGGCGCCGGCATCGGCGCGGTGCAGGCCAGCCTGACGGTGTTCTTCGTCGCGCTGGCTGCGGGGCAGATGGTGTTCGGCTCCTTGTCCGACCGCTTCGGCCGCAACCCGCCGCTGTATGCCGGGCTGGCGCTGTTTGCGCTGGCCAGCGTGGGCTGCGCGCTGGCCACCGACATCCACACCCTGGTGGCGCTGCGCTTCATCCAGGGCCTGGGCGCGGCGGCGGGCATGGCCATCCCGCGGGCGGTGGTGCGCGACCTGCACACCGGCACCGACGCGGCACGGCTGATGTCGCTGCTGATGCTGGTGTTCAGCGTGTCGCCCATCCTGGCGCCGCTGGCCGGCAGCCTGGCCATCGCGCTGGCCGGCTGGCGCAGCGTGTTCTGGGCGGTGGCGGTGGCCGCGCTGGCGGGCATGGCCCTGATGGCCACCTCGCTGGCCGAAACCCGCCAGCCCGCCGACCGTCGGGCCGCAGCGCAGGGCAATGCCGCCGCGGTGTACGGCGCGCTGCTGCGCGACCGCCACTACCTGGGCCTGGTGTTCACCGGCGGCTTCGCGATGGCGGGCTTCTTCGTCTACCTGGCCAATTCGTCGTTCGTGATGATCGACCACTACGGCCTGTCGCCGGCCACCTACAGCGTGGCCTTCGGCGTCAATGCGGCGGCGTTTTTCGGCGCCTCGCAGCTCAACGGCCCGCTGGGCGAGCGCTTCGGCCTGGCGCCATTGGCGCGTGGCGCCGCCACCGCCTGCGCGGCGGTGATGGGCGCGATGCTGCTGTACTACGCCGCGGGCGGCGACCGGCTGGTGGTGCTGCTGGTGCTGTACTTCATCGCCAGCGGCTTGATGGGGCTGGTGATTCCCACCACCTCGGTGCTGGCGCTGGAAGAGCACGGCGCCCATGCCGGCGCGGCCTCGGCCCTGCTGGGCACGCTGCAGATGGCGGCCGGCACGCTGATGATGGCGGTGGTGGGCCTGTTCACCGACGGCCGGCCGCTGCCCATGGTGGCCGGCATGGCGGCCGGCGCCTGGATCGCGGCGGCGCTGGCCTGGGGCAGCCTGCGGCACAGCGCCCGGCCGGCGGCGCCGGCCCCCCGCGGCCGACAATCCGGCGCATGA
- a CDS encoding alpha/beta hydrolase produces MWLKRSFLLTLAGAGALAGLAACSPVAALNALAPSGTHTLTAGVAYGPGPRQQLDVYRPTQPAPAGGWPVVVFFYGGSWNTGQRADYAFVGEALASRGMLALVADYRLYPQVRYPDFLRDCAAALAWGLDQAAALGGNPKQVYVMGHSAGAYNAAMLALDARWLAPTGHTPRELAGFIGLAGPYDFLPTGNPDVQPVFFHPDYPPDTQPLPLAGAGAPRSFIGAARKDDLVDPQRNSVALAQRLQGLGVPVTLRLYDRVNHATLAGALGAPLRWLAPVLNDVASFVEEATPGAA; encoded by the coding sequence ATGTGGCTCAAACGCTCCTTCCTCCTTACCCTGGCTGGCGCAGGTGCGCTGGCCGGCCTGGCCGCCTGCTCACCGGTGGCCGCCCTCAATGCCCTGGCGCCTTCGGGCACGCACACGCTGACCGCCGGCGTGGCCTACGGACCGGGCCCGCGCCAGCAGCTGGACGTGTACCGCCCCACGCAACCGGCACCGGCGGGCGGCTGGCCGGTGGTGGTGTTCTTCTACGGCGGCTCGTGGAATACCGGGCAGCGGGCCGACTACGCCTTCGTCGGCGAGGCCCTGGCCTCACGCGGCATGCTGGCGCTGGTGGCCGACTACCGGCTGTACCCGCAGGTGCGTTACCCCGACTTCCTGCGCGACTGCGCCGCCGCGCTTGCCTGGGGCCTGGACCAGGCGGCCGCGCTCGGCGGCAATCCGAAGCAGGTGTACGTGATGGGCCACAGCGCCGGTGCCTACAACGCCGCCATGCTGGCGCTGGACGCACGCTGGCTCGCGCCCACCGGCCACACGCCGCGTGAGCTGGCCGGCTTCATCGGCCTGGCCGGGCCTTACGACTTCCTGCCCACCGGCAACCCCGATGTGCAGCCGGTGTTTTTCCACCCCGACTACCCGCCCGATACGCAACCGCTGCCGCTGGCAGGCGCCGGTGCGCCGCGCAGCTTCATCGGCGCGGCGCGCAAGGACGATCTGGTGGACCCGCAGCGCAACAGCGTGGCGCTGGCCCAGCGGCTGCAAGGGCTGGGCGTGCCCGTCACGCTGCGGCTGTACGACCGCGTGAACCATGCCACCCTGGCCGGCGCGCTGGGCGCTCCTTTGCGCTGGCTGGCCCCGGTGCTGAACGACGTGGCCAGTTTCGTCGAGGAGGCAACGCCTGGCGCGGCCTGA
- a CDS encoding peptidase dimerization domain-containing protein, whose protein sequence is MPTQINLRLLTCSVALALAACGGNDDDDTSSPETPPPATPSDVPTISPEVRAAAQKITTDPTVMAMVQEWSSPTHTQARFDQHMELVRIASPSRYEMRRAAEIQRRALQEWGFSASEIKTRADGQLPGSDVQQVDGLPVYNVCVEIKGSYSTSAGAQAYRGQYPKVLVEGHIDTVNPEVLPPAANPYEPVKLQPIAQPIVTTPAELAAIPEQLAFDASGRIVQDASYIKARQYFADETAARNAGAVRLYVPGISDAMGNASGVFNLAKAMKKYNIKPVYDMWFCGTAGEEGKGNLAGMKQLYGYDQNLGTGTNPLNFVTNFGIDGGSGTINFIGSYRFEMKYTAPTAAGATAPSALEAAAASIARIADVKTAWDDDKQALKTTYTVGVVSCEDPAAGSTVVPSCTVQVDMRSPRLDPLKEIRGRIEPLFQAGVTEENSRYGVPDNSAQAVTMALTWFGDRPPHERSNLSDVSIQAAWQSAEVVGVDKLEKLSTAASSLNDNVPAAIGVPTINLNIGTFAAGGGGHAFWEWGIPGESAKEVLRMQRVLTAALIASGFHAADGSVVAPAAAPVGARTAELK, encoded by the coding sequence ATGCCAACCCAGATCAACCTCAGACTGCTCACCTGCTCGGTGGCGCTGGCCCTGGCCGCCTGCGGCGGCAACGACGATGACGACACCAGCAGCCCCGAGACGCCACCGCCGGCCACGCCGAGCGACGTGCCCACCATCTCGCCCGAAGTGCGGGCCGCGGCCCAGAAGATCACCACCGACCCCACGGTGATGGCGATGGTGCAGGAGTGGTCCAGCCCCACACACACCCAGGCCCGCTTCGACCAGCACATGGAGCTGGTGCGCATCGCGTCGCCCTCGCGCTACGAGATGCGGCGCGCCGCCGAGATCCAGCGCCGCGCGCTGCAGGAGTGGGGCTTCTCGGCCAGCGAGATCAAGACCCGCGCCGACGGCCAGTTGCCGGGCTCGGACGTGCAGCAGGTGGACGGCCTGCCCGTCTACAACGTGTGCGTGGAGATCAAGGGCAGCTACTCGACCAGCGCAGGCGCCCAGGCCTACCGCGGCCAGTACCCCAAGGTGCTGGTGGAAGGCCACATCGACACGGTGAACCCCGAGGTGCTGCCGCCGGCCGCCAATCCGTATGAGCCGGTCAAGCTGCAGCCGATCGCGCAGCCCATCGTCACCACGCCGGCCGAGCTGGCCGCCATCCCCGAGCAGCTGGCCTTCGATGCCTCGGGCCGCATCGTGCAGGACGCCAGCTACATCAAGGCGCGGCAGTACTTCGCCGACGAGACGGCCGCCAGGAACGCCGGCGCGGTGCGCCTGTACGTGCCCGGCATCAGCGATGCGATGGGCAATGCCTCGGGCGTCTTCAACCTGGCCAAGGCCATGAAGAAGTACAACATCAAGCCGGTGTACGACATGTGGTTCTGCGGCACCGCGGGCGAAGAAGGCAAGGGCAACCTGGCCGGCATGAAGCAGCTGTACGGCTACGACCAGAACCTGGGCACCGGCACCAACCCGCTCAACTTCGTCACCAACTTCGGCATCGACGGCGGCAGCGGCACCATCAACTTCATCGGCAGCTACCGCTTCGAGATGAAGTACACCGCGCCCACGGCGGCAGGCGCCACGGCGCCCAGCGCGCTGGAGGCCGCCGCTGCTTCCATCGCCCGCATCGCCGATGTGAAGACGGCCTGGGACGACGACAAGCAGGCGTTGAAGACCACCTACACCGTGGGCGTGGTGAGCTGCGAAGACCCGGCCGCCGGCAGCACCGTGGTGCCGAGCTGCACCGTGCAGGTGGACATGCGCTCGCCGCGGCTCGATCCGTTGAAGGAGATCCGGGGCCGCATCGAGCCGTTGTTCCAGGCCGGCGTGACCGAAGAGAACAGCCGCTACGGCGTGCCCGACAACAGCGCGCAGGCGGTGACGATGGCCCTGACCTGGTTCGGCGACCGGCCGCCGCATGAGCGCAGCAACCTGTCCGACGTGTCCATCCAGGCGGCCTGGCAGTCGGCCGAGGTGGTGGGCGTGGACAAGCTGGAGAAGCTGTCGACTGCGGCCAGCAGCCTCAACGACAACGTGCCGGCCGCCATCGGTGTGCCCACCATCAACCTGAACATCGGCACCTTTGCCGCCGGTGGGGGTGGCCACGCGTTCTGGGAGTGGGGCATTCCCGGCGAAAGCGCCAAGGAGGTGTTGCGCATGCAGCGCGTGCTGACGGCGGCGCTCATCGCCTCGGGCTTCCATGCCGCCGATGGCAGCGTGGTGGCGCCCGCTGCCGCGCCCGTCGGTGCCCGCACCGCCGAGCTGAAGTGA
- a CDS encoding sensor histidine kinase: MQQVLAGGGALTLGVLALLFWFVWQRLRYPSAPWFCACFAAAAMLYAAYAALGTDLLGGVLQPLVAARLVVALLFGQALIQLTGLPRPWRRRLSRALLAYGVLAYLIVVALALGRQGQMMVWMPVALAQVLLFAWMARREPGQGHTLVCLALLILPLAYATAAALSLPLTWVRYQAPAPFVLVAMAALMVRMTREREQLATALQQRTQAERALQDSHARLDLHVRERTQELELLLQHQDSFNRSVAHDLRGPVGSIAAYARVLLETLDQQNPALLRSGLQRLADSADQVVRTLQALLRLARASEVKLQRQPVPLGPLAQAALAEVLQADGQPDDRRAVQLLPLPQVVGDGEVLRQLFVNLLANALKFSRGAAPPRVVVGCQQAADGTEVFYVRDNGAGFSMAHAQRLFQPFVRLHGRAYEGTGVGLSICQRIVHRHGGEIWAESQPGVGTVFRFTLGRPRPPQHLPPPVAAPHAPTFSAPAAPGS; the protein is encoded by the coding sequence ATGCAGCAAGTTCTGGCCGGTGGCGGCGCGTTGACGCTGGGCGTGCTGGCCCTGTTGTTCTGGTTCGTGTGGCAACGCCTTCGATACCCCAGTGCACCGTGGTTCTGCGCCTGCTTCGCGGCCGCGGCCATGCTCTATGCGGCCTATGCCGCACTGGGCACCGACCTGCTGGGCGGCGTGCTGCAGCCGCTGGTGGCCGCCCGCCTGGTGGTGGCCCTGCTGTTCGGCCAGGCCCTGATCCAGCTCACCGGGCTGCCCAGGCCCTGGCGTCGCCGCCTTTCACGCGCGCTGCTGGCTTACGGCGTGCTGGCCTACCTGATCGTGGTGGCCCTGGCCCTGGGCCGCCAGGGCCAGATGATGGTGTGGATGCCGGTGGCGCTGGCCCAGGTGCTGCTGTTCGCGTGGATGGCCCGGCGAGAGCCCGGGCAGGGCCACACGCTGGTATGCCTGGCGCTGCTGATCCTGCCGCTGGCCTATGCCACCGCGGCCGCGCTGTCGCTGCCGCTGACCTGGGTGCGCTACCAGGCGCCCGCGCCCTTCGTGCTGGTGGCCATGGCCGCCCTGATGGTGCGCATGACACGCGAACGCGAACAACTGGCCACCGCGCTGCAGCAGCGCACGCAGGCCGAACGCGCGCTGCAGGACAGCCATGCGCGGCTGGACCTGCACGTGCGTGAACGCACGCAGGAGCTGGAGCTGCTGCTGCAGCACCAGGACAGCTTCAACCGCAGCGTGGCCCACGACCTGCGCGGGCCGGTGGGCTCCATCGCCGCCTACGCCCGTGTGCTGCTGGAAACGCTGGATCAGCAGAACCCTGCACTGCTGCGCAGCGGCCTGCAGCGGCTGGCCGACAGCGCCGACCAGGTGGTGCGCACGCTGCAGGCCCTGCTGCGTCTGGCCCGTGCCAGCGAGGTGAAGCTGCAGCGGCAGCCGGTGCCGCTGGGCCCGTTGGCGCAGGCCGCGCTGGCCGAGGTGCTGCAAGCCGACGGTCAGCCGGACGACCGCCGCGCGGTACAGCTGCTGCCGCTGCCGCAGGTGGTGGGCGATGGTGAGGTGCTGCGCCAGCTGTTCGTCAACCTGCTGGCCAATGCGCTGAAGTTCAGCCGCGGCGCGGCACCGCCGCGTGTGGTGGTGGGCTGCCAGCAGGCCGCGGACGGCACCGAGGTGTTCTACGTGCGCGACAACGGCGCCGGCTTCTCGATGGCGCATGCGCAGCGGCTGTTCCAGCCCTTCGTGCGCCTGCACGGCCGCGCCTACGAAGGGACCGGCGTCGGCCTGTCGATCTGCCAGCGCATCGTGCACCGGCACGGCGGCGAGATCTGGGCCGAATCGCAGCCCGGTGTCGGCACCGTGTTCCGCTTCACGCTCGGCCGGCCGCGGCCGCCGCAGCACCTGCCGCCACCGGTTGCGGCGCCACACGCGCCGACGTTCAGCGCTCCAGCCGCACCCGGTAGCTGA
- a CDS encoding SDR family oxidoreductase, translating to MDLRLAGKRAVVTGGSRGIGKAVASALAAEGVDVALLARDRTALDAAAGEIATASGRRVVGVVGDTTDDASVQAAFAQAVAALGGPIDILVNAAAEPAGFAAPPKLAQIASDFFHAELDTKVMGYIRCAREVVAGMRAQGWGRIVHVSGLAARQSGNTLGSIRNVAVAALAKNMADELGPDGIQVTVVHPGLTRTERTAPLIEARAAQRGITPAEVEAEMAATNSIRHLVDASEVADVVTFLCSPRSRAINGDAIAVGGGAPRAIHY from the coding sequence ATGGATCTTCGATTGGCAGGCAAGCGGGCAGTGGTCACGGGCGGCAGCCGCGGCATCGGCAAGGCGGTGGCCAGCGCACTGGCGGCCGAGGGCGTGGACGTGGCCCTGCTGGCCCGCGACCGAACGGCGCTGGACGCGGCCGCGGGCGAGATCGCGACGGCCAGCGGCCGCCGCGTGGTGGGCGTGGTGGGCGACACCACCGACGATGCCTCGGTGCAGGCCGCGTTCGCCCAGGCGGTGGCGGCGCTGGGCGGGCCGATCGACATCCTGGTCAATGCCGCGGCCGAGCCGGCCGGCTTTGCCGCGCCGCCCAAGCTGGCGCAGATCGCCAGCGACTTCTTCCATGCCGAGCTGGACACCAAGGTGATGGGCTACATCCGCTGCGCACGCGAGGTGGTGGCCGGCATGCGGGCCCAGGGCTGGGGCCGCATCGTGCACGTCAGCGGTCTGGCCGCGCGGCAGTCGGGCAACACCTTGGGCAGCATCCGCAACGTGGCGGTGGCGGCGCTGGCCAAGAACATGGCCGACGAACTGGGGCCCGACGGCATCCAGGTGACGGTGGTGCACCCGGGCCTCACGCGCACCGAGCGCACCGCGCCGCTGATCGAGGCACGGGCCGCGCAGCGAGGCATCACGCCGGCGGAGGTGGAAGCGGAGATGGCCGCCACCAACAGCATCCGCCACCTGGTGGACGCCAGCGAGGTGGCCGACGTGGTGACATTCTTGTGCTCACCGCGCTCGCGGGCCATCAATGGCGACGCCATCGCCGTGGGTGGCGGGGCGCCGCGGGCGATCCACTACTGA
- a CDS encoding DMT family transporter, with amino-acid sequence MRYKLPPLPAALPSGAAAALLAAALFGAGTPLAKLLLQGVGPWLLAALLYLGSGLGLAAWRAFQCTPHVRLAVREWPWLAGAVLAGGVVGPVLLMLGLAGMPASGASLLLNAEAVFTALLAWFVFQENVDRRIALGMGAIVAGALVLAWPGSADFGRAGPALAVLGACLAWGLDNNLTRKVSLTDATWLAMVKGLVAGTVNLVIALALGAQLPPPALMAGAALLGLACYGLSLTLFVLALRQLGTARTGAYFSVAPFFGALLSVVALGEPLTLPLLLAGALMAAGVWLHLSERHAHWHDHEAMEHEHEHEHDAHHHHHAPGEAVPLRHTHRHRHAPLAHAHAHYPDAHHRHRH; translated from the coding sequence ATGCGCTACAAGCTCCCTCCCCTGCCCGCGGCGCTGCCCTCCGGGGCGGCCGCCGCGCTGCTGGCCGCGGCCTTGTTCGGCGCCGGCACACCGCTGGCCAAGCTGCTGCTGCAAGGCGTGGGGCCCTGGCTGCTGGCCGCGCTGCTGTACCTGGGCTCCGGCCTGGGCCTGGCGGCGTGGCGTGCCTTTCAATGCACACCGCACGTGCGGTTGGCCGTGCGCGAATGGCCGTGGTTGGCCGGGGCGGTGCTGGCCGGCGGCGTGGTGGGGCCGGTGCTGCTGATGCTGGGCCTGGCCGGCATGCCGGCCTCGGGCGCTTCGCTGCTGCTCAATGCCGAGGCGGTGTTCACCGCGCTGCTGGCCTGGTTCGTGTTCCAAGAAAACGTCGATCGGCGCATCGCGCTGGGCATGGGCGCCATCGTGGCCGGTGCGCTGGTGCTGGCCTGGCCGGGCAGTGCCGACTTCGGCCGTGCCGGCCCGGCGCTGGCGGTGCTGGGCGCCTGCCTGGCCTGGGGCCTGGACAACAACCTCACGCGCAAGGTCTCGCTGACCGACGCCACCTGGCTGGCGATGGTCAAGGGCCTGGTGGCGGGCACGGTGAACCTGGTCATCGCACTGGCACTCGGGGCGCAGCTGCCCCCACCCGCGCTCATGGCCGGTGCGGCGCTGCTGGGCCTGGCCTGCTACGGCCTCAGCCTCACGCTGTTCGTGCTCGCGCTGCGGCAGCTGGGCACCGCGCGCACCGGGGCCTACTTTTCGGTGGCGCCCTTCTTCGGCGCGCTGCTGTCGGTGGTGGCCCTGGGCGAGCCGCTGACGCTGCCGCTGCTGCTGGCCGGCGCCTTGATGGCGGCGGGCGTGTGGCTGCACCTGAGCGAGCGCCATGCGCACTGGCATGACCACGAAGCGATGGAGCACGAGCACGAGCATGAGCACGATGCCCACCACCACCACCATGCCCCCGGCGAAGCCGTGCCGCTGCGCCACACCCACCGCCACCGGCATGCGCCGCTGGCCCATGCGCATGCGCACTACCCCGACGCGCATCATCGGCACCGGCATTGA
- a CDS encoding GntR family transcriptional regulator: MVSASKGTELARTAAAGALPAGAEPLHLRLRNHLRDDILQGRLAPLAQLPSEAELIGRFGVSRITVRHALAALHAEGLITKVQGKGSFVAPPRLSQSLDRLRGLSESLTGEGHEVQARLVASSDAPASAALARRLCLDSGAPVTELLSLRYVDRQPLSLNRLLMAAPLGARLRKADIGRRDVVDLYENDFGLTVGHAEVEISATPAGRLQRKHLGLAEHAPVLQVERLVHDAAGQPLHLETSWYRHDGFSYRVRLER, translated from the coding sequence GTGGTTTCCGCGTCCAAGGGCACCGAATTGGCGCGTACCGCCGCCGCGGGCGCGCTGCCCGCCGGTGCCGAGCCGCTGCACCTGCGGCTGCGCAATCACCTGCGGGACGACATCCTGCAGGGCCGGCTGGCGCCGCTGGCGCAGCTGCCGTCGGAGGCGGAGCTGATCGGCCGTTTCGGCGTCAGCCGCATCACGGTGCGGCATGCGCTGGCGGCGCTGCATGCCGAGGGCCTGATCACCAAAGTGCAGGGCAAGGGCTCGTTCGTGGCGCCGCCGCGGCTCAGCCAGTCGCTGGACCGGCTGCGCGGGCTGTCGGAGTCACTGACCGGCGAAGGGCATGAAGTGCAGGCGCGGCTGGTGGCCAGCAGCGATGCGCCGGCCAGCGCCGCTTTGGCGCGCCGGCTGTGCCTGGACAGCGGGGCGCCGGTGACCGAGTTGCTGAGCCTGCGCTACGTCGACCGGCAGCCGCTGTCGCTGAACCGGCTGTTGATGGCTGCGCCGCTGGGCGCCCGCCTGCGCAAGGCCGACATCGGCCGCCGCGACGTGGTGGACCTGTACGAAAACGACTTCGGCCTGACCGTGGGCCATGCCGAGGTGGAGATCAGCGCCACGCCGGCCGGCCGGCTGCAGCGCAAACACCTGGGCCTGGCCGAGCATGCGCCGGTGCTGCAGGTGGAACGCCTGGTGCACGATGCCGCCGGCCAGCCGCTGCACCTGGAAACCAGCTGGTACCGGCACGACGGCTTCAGCTACCGGGTGCGGCTGGAGCGCTGA
- a CDS encoding peptidase dimerization domain-containing protein: MKKTIASLLAVAAVALQALPAAAQQSGSLLVEFQGPGGHSNGAYGRTSAVHAAGRSLAQLKAAGLPAGAYSVTGLGGGNSVNSIASDARYTVQLTATDAAAWQAMAAQVTAAVQAGVAAENAFRGVKEGDLVGGVPAAIRYTITPR, translated from the coding sequence ATGAAGAAGACGATCGCATCCCTGCTGGCCGTGGCCGCGGTGGCCCTGCAGGCCCTGCCCGCCGCCGCGCAGCAAAGCGGCAGCCTGCTGGTGGAGTTCCAGGGCCCGGGGGGCCACAGCAACGGCGCCTATGGCCGCACCAGCGCCGTCCACGCCGCGGGCCGCAGCCTGGCCCAGCTCAAGGCTGCGGGGCTGCCCGCCGGGGCCTACAGCGTCACCGGCCTGGGTGGTGGCAACTCGGTCAACAGCATCGCCAGCGATGCGCGCTACACCGTGCAACTGACCGCCACCGACGCGGCCGCCTGGCAGGCGATGGCGGCGCAGGTCACCGCCGCGGTGCAGGCCGGCGTGGCGGCTGAAAACGCCTTCCGCGGCGTGAAGGAAGGCGACCTGGTGGGCGGTGTGCCGGCCGCCATCCGCTACACCATCACCCCGCGATGA